Within the Rhea pennata isolate bPtePen1 chromosome 19, bPtePen1.pri, whole genome shotgun sequence genome, the region AGAGGACTAGTAGTCAGTCCAATAATCTTATCTTCTGTCCTATGTAGATATGGTAGATCTTAATAGCCCTATGGATGTGCAGTGtgcaggattttgttttgtcttgtttgtttcttgaaTTTGGGCAGGAAGGATAATTTtgtgaagattaaaaaaactaCTATTAACCTGTGGTATGAAAAACCTcaataaaaaaacagttttaccACAGCAAACCTTGAGTTTGCCATGCAGAACTGAGCAAGTGTAATTAACAAAACAGTCTAACGATCTGAACTTCTTTCAACTCCCGGACTGTTTGCAAGCAGTTAAGTTCCTTCACTATATGTTCATTCAACAATTATTTCTTTAGAAGTACATGCAATTAGCTTGCTGATGACACTCTGCTTACATTATTTTAGCTATGATATATTATATTAGGTGCAATCACATAACATTGACTGTGCATCCTGAGTAATAAACACATGTACATTTTTATGACTGAGTGTATGTGGGCAATAGATATATTCTATAAAAATTCTGATTAAGATAATGCAAATGATTTTACTGTTCAGAGAATGCAAAATCAGTAAATTAAACATAGTATCAAATATTACTTTGGGTTTGGGTGTTCTGACAGCATTTGCTGAGGTTTAATCACTAACATGAAAACACATCcacaaatataattatttttaagtaagcaCATGAATCCAGATTAAGCGAAGTAAAGAGCCAAGTCAAAGGGGCCTGGTGGTCGGTTTCAGTATTAATCCTTCATGAAATGAAGGAACAtgcaaaacagacattttcaatcatttctttttacaaCTATTTATTCCACCTATTCTAAATTTAGTTCACTTGAACTGTAGTTGCATACTGTTGATTTCTGTTAAGCTAATATTCAGCTGGTATATGGGTTTGCAGTATCTCTCTGCTCCTGAAATCTGAGTCAGAAAATAAGTCTCtctatttttacatatatttttttttcttacaatcTTAAAGGTCACTGAATTTCACAGGATTTAGAAAAGAAGCCAGGACATCTGAATTGTATTTCAAAGCATGGCACTGATTTAATGTGTAACAGTGAGCAAGTCTTAGGCAACTGTGGGCAACTGGGCCCTGCTTATTCCTGTTAGATCCATGTTCATAAAGCAGTTTGAGATCTCAAGATGAAAGGCACTACCACGAGTGGTTACAGCCAGGCCTTTACTGCTTACTTTTATAACTGCAGATCAATCATGGATATAAAGATAATTAGATTCTGAAGTAAATATTCCCAATGGAGCAGTAAATTTAACTCAAGTTAAATCTTAAACCTCCACATTACTTCTTTCTGTGCAAACAGCAGACTGGGTAGCCAGTCACATAACTTCTCAAAGGTATGAACCTCTAAAGCTACCTGTAACTGTAATAACTGTACAATGTCATGTGGCAAATATAAGGATGAAATGGCATTTACAGCTTCATCATAGAAATTCAATGTTTGCTTGGTAAATActgactccccccccccctttttttttttaattttcccacTGAAGGAAGAAACACATACATCTTCAGCATTAGCATCCTGCTCCAAGgcctatttatatttttagatataATTAGtcaaaaaagtaactttttctcAGACTGAAGTTTTGTCATAGATCATAGTATCACCTCACTGTTCTCATTTCTGGAGAGAGAAGGTAGCAAGCAGCAAAAAGGACCAGCAGGGAAATTAGTCAGGTTCAAGTTCACTAGATCCTGCATTTATGGAAGGATTCAGAAAAGAACTGAGAACCCATAAGCTCAATAAATAGACCAAATTTGAAGAAATCAATTATTTATATGCACAGATACACAAAGAATATAGAAGAGAACACTCTTTCACTAGAGTACCAGAAATCTATTCATAAAGTAGGCAAAAAAGACACAGTATCAGATAGCAAGAAAGTAACACCAGGACAAATACAGGCTATAATACTGGGTCTGAATTTAATACTACACATCAGTGCTGCAGCCAACaagcaagcagcaaaaaaaCCCGCTTGCCTcgaaagcaaaacaagaaaagaatgaaCACTGAGGATGCACCATAGTATAAACCAGAAAAATTGAAGTGGTCCAAGGAAGTCAGGCAAGAAAAACACATGAAGTATTACCTACATTTCGGGAACTAATCTGCTGGAGAAACATGGGAAAAGTAAAGGTAGGGCAAACAGACTCATACAATCAAGAAACATGCACGTAACACCTTTCATCCCAGAGAACCTCAAAAATACCTTAGAAACATAAAGGAATTATTTCCCCCATTACTGAAAGTCAGCTCTAATTATGAAGTGGGGCAGCTGTTTCAGACTGCACATTGCTCAGCACCCCCGCAAAGCCAACAGTTTTTAGGTCAAAAACCAACATAATATTCATTCAGAAGTTTCATAAAGACTTTTAAAGTAGGAACTAAGCAATGACAATAGTATTACTGTCTTTTCACAGAATGCGAGTCAGTAGCGTTCTTTCTCCAGCTATTTATTCCTACTTAAGTGTAAAGCATCTGAACACCAGTCTGATGAAACACTAAGTCACATCAATGTTTTTGTACATTGTATGTACTGCTATAAAAGTCTCAAGGACTAATACAGCATTCCTATGAGATCTCACATGAACACTGACAAAGCAAATCtcacttcatttaaaacaagggggaaaaaagggtgGGAATGGAGGAATGCATGTAATTATAACCTAAAACATTACAGAATTTCTGCAATACTTCTTTTCCTGGTCTGTATTTGTAGGTTAAGAAAAATTAAGGCactgttaaaggaaaataaaggaaacatgATAGCGCAGAGAAGTAACAGGTGCTATAGAATACATATGAGCAAAAGGTAGTAACAGAAATAATGCTAATAGTAGAAGATactaattcattaaaaaaagaagaaggaaaatgattaCAGTTCCTATGTTCTTCTAAAGGTAACAGTCAAAAAggtattaaaatacaaagtccTTGTACACTTACTTTGAAGACAGAGTAGTAAGCTTTTAATAACTACTGTAACAAATAAAAAGGTAGACATTTGTATGTGTGCATTAACAATGACAGGAAAGACTGAACTGCTTCAAATCAGTTAATAGCAACATGTACAGCTTATATGATCAGTTCTGAACTGATGCTAAGAACTTTCAGTCCCTGACAGAAAGCCTAGGAGCATTTGAGACTTTACGGAAAGGTAAGTTACAGAACTTAGTATGAACAGTCTTCACACAAAcatacctttttcttttgacttcctgtcttgttctctctctctgcttttgcttctgtgcTTGTAGGACTTTCGATCCCGACTTTTTGACCGTCTTCTGTCCCTACTGCGAGAcctatgttttctttctgatctaTCATggcttctgcttcttcttcGGTCACGACTCCtaacatttacagaaaatcaaaatatgcaAAGTGTCAGCTGATACTGTCTAACTCAGCAGACAGAAATTGCTACTGATTTAAAGTTTTAATACAATGATCAATTGGAGAAggactaaatatttaaaacaaggcTTAGCATACTGCATGTGAGCATCTCTCTGGACATAAGATCCAGCATAACTTTCCATTCTTCATTTATTCAAGCACTCAACTATACAGTTTAAAAGTAGTTACTGCTATGAATTAAAGCCCAGCActcgggggtggggggggggggggagagggaaggacaCAACCCTGTTCTTTGGGAACATTTGTCTACTCAAAGCTACTTCATACTGCCACTTCCACCACAGTGTTCTCATCTACTTCCAGAAacggaaagaaaagaatgagtaTGCAGCAAATCCTGCTTATCCTTCAACCAGTAAAGTATGTTCACACTTGGAAAAACAACAGTGGAGCTAACAAATCAGTGATGTGACTGACAGATCAAGTCCTCCcagcatttttgcattttgaaaaagttgtatgaaaatactttctcacACACCTGCTTCGCCTTCTTTCTCTACTTCTTGATCTTTTGTGGTCTCGTGAACGGCTGCATCTTCTGTCAGATGTTCTGCTTGAATGTCTACTACGAGAACGACTCCTTTTACGTCTCTCTCTATCACGagccctttctttttccttctcttcttcttcacGCCGTCTCTTCCTTTCCCGCTCTTCTCTTTCccgctccctctctttctctctctcttctcgttcttgtttctctttttttaacctgtcaTCACGGTCAggctcttctgttctttttcgtaacttttccttaaaaataagaaaattcacGGGAACAAATTAGTATTATTCAAGGTAAATCATTCAATATaacttagtttttaaaaatcttaagcTTCCACATCCTCAGATTACATGTTTTTTCCTAATACTCAAACAAAGGACAGCCTACATAAAAGCGTTTTCAGAAATCCCTTGGAGCTGCCCTGGTTTGACATGACTGGAGTCCTTTGTCttagaaaacacttctttcctCTAATTTTCATATGAACGCAGGCCATATTACAGTTCTTTACAAATGCCACAAAAAATTCCTACCTGATCTTAAACCCATTATAAACATATACAATAACAAATGTCAGTGCAAGCATAATGCTAAATGCACAATCTGATTTTTATATACTATCTTTGGAATATTTAACGCATTTGAGAAGAGCCTGCTGGTCAGCCTTCTATTTAccaaagaaaaacaccaaacaaTTTTTATGTTCAATAATCAAATACTTACTTTCAAATCTTCTacagtagcttttattttggCATAACCCATGTGCTGCTTTCCCATCAAGTGGTCATCTACCCTGGACTGTGCATCTCCTACAATTAAAAAGGCTCCACAAACTTCACAAActtccatttgcttttcttgagcTGCAAAGCTCTCAATTGTCTGCAAAAGAAAGTATTAGGTAAAACAAACCAAGAAATAAGTTTCAAACAGACGTCAGCAGAGAGGTTTGAGTTTTCCTGTTACTGTTGTCAAATCCTAGGCCACTactgaaagctgaaatttgTAATTGCATGCTTTGACTTTGGAACATCACACCCACTGACAAAAATGGAAGAATAGGCATGCGTAGCCTTTTTTATGTAAACCACAAGTAATTATTGAAAAGTCATTTAGAAAACGCAGAATAATCTTTTACAGTGAAGAACACAGTTCAATGCATATCTAGCTGTATCTGCAATTTCCTTTTGGCTTAAGgatcaaaggaaataaaaatcagtttcttctTAAGACGGTTCTCTGACAACTGAAATGTCCACAGAGCAAAAATGGAAGGATGAAAATCCTACAATATCCCATgatgaaatatgaaagaaacaTCAGACTTTCACTTAAAAGAACAGTGGTGAAAGTAGCTGACTGTTAAAACAGACATACTAAGAAATACACTGAAATCATAATCTATACCCAGGTGATCACTGCTATGCAATGTTCATTAATCATCTGGCATGAAAGAGACTCTTGCTTGCaacacaaaacaacaaaaaaaacccagtctGAATATACTATTAAACACAAGATTCCATATTTAAACATGAGCTCCTTTCTATTATCAGGAACTTGCTACTTAAAGTGCTTGTTTCAGCTTTTGAAGCTATCGAAGTCAGACAGATGCCTGCCTCCAACCTCTTGAAACACTAAGTAATAATTAGCATCTGTaagcaattttgaaaattaaaaactgtaattcAATCTGATGGAGGAAAAGCTTGTGGTACTAGTAGTATAGTTAAATGCCTGAAATATTCCAGGATAACTCTGATATTGCAGAGCACTAGTTCTAACAAGGGCTTTCTGTATCACAGTCAGATTTGCAATTCAATGAAATAATATATTGTGGAGACTACACTACAAAAAGTAATCAGgacctaaaataaaataaactgcaaacCCACCTCCAAGACTGCTGtataaataattctgtaatttctgtGTGAACCACTACAGTGGTTCACACACACTCCACTGGCACATTAGATTAACACATTTAAGCATCACTATTTTCCAATAAATTCTGCATAAACATGCGTGCCTTCAATGTAAGGACAAAGCGATTAAGAGTACTGCTGCGCTAAGTTCTGAGATAAGACTTAACAGAACTGCAAACATGTTACTCACTGAAGTTGTAGACCTCAGcaattctctctcctcttttaaCTGTTCAACAAGTTTCATCATTCCTTGTGCCTCTTCCACCTTCCCTTCTGAACCTAGCTCCTCAATctaaagagcaataaaaaaaagctattataaCTTTTAATCAGgtaatgaaaggaagaaatctcAATGATACAGCAGGTAAAACTTACCTGTTGTAGAAGTACATCAATTTTGTCCGTTAACACTTGaatcttctcttcatttttaccAGTTGGTCCAGCAGCCTGTGGAACATTATCAGAACgccacatttttttaaaaaattacaatagctttcacatatatgcacacaagGAACACCAGGCTTCCATTTAAAACGACAGTGGTAAAAGTAGTTGACTGTTGAAACAGACATACTGAGAAACACACTGCAATCACAATCTACACCCAAGCGATCACTGCTATGCAATGTTCAGTAATCACCTGCCACAAAAGAGACATTCTTGTttgcaacaaaaagaaaaaacaaacagcttgaACATACTATTAAACACAGATTTCATATATAAATGATTCCAGTGCCTTTTTGTTGCCAGAAACTTGCTACTTAAAATGTTTGCTTCAGCTTTTGAAGCTATCAAAATCAGATAGATGCCTGCCTCCAACCTCCTGAAACGCTAATAGTAACAGAGACACTTTGGGAATAacctcctcctgcctcctcctctaTAAATACCTACTAGTAGTCTAGCTACCATAAAACATCCCTCAGCAGTCTACTCTACTTTTGCTGAATGAAGTAAATTCCATTCACACTAACTCAGTCTAAACCAACAAAAACATCCAAGTCCCTGATCCACAAAAGATGAGGTGTCTGAACTCCAAGTCCCAGACTTAGACTCTGAAGCTGCCATTCATCATCACACATCTTTACAGATGCTCAAGTATGATTTGGAAGCTCCTCAGGCACAGAAATCTAGCTTCTGAGAATAAATGCCTGAAGACTCATTTCTTTTGAGCACATCTGTTAGTGGTATCCTCTCCACACACTGCCTGAATCGACAGTTTAAGTGCCCTACTCTACAGCTTTTGACTGAAGCTACTTTCCACAGCTCCTTCTGAACGAACTGCACTTTGCACAGAATAGTAATTGGgacaaagaagaggagaaagactACACTGTCAATCAGGAAACCTGCACAGCATAGGCTACAGTCACTGCTCCAAAGATTAATCAATCCTGGGACAAGAAAAAGCAGGTGGAATGAAGAGTTAAAAAGTTTCTCCCAGTCAGGTGAAACTTTCGTTAACAGCTGTCTAGAGTGCAGCACTGAACTGAGAAAAGCTGCATAAAgatactccttcctttcttaaACCTTTGTGATTCTACTGTCATCTGCCTCACAGCATGCCTGTCAGCAATGGTGCTGAAGCAGAAGCAGGCTGCTGTGTTAGTGTGGCAGCTGCTTGTGGGATTCAGCTACATCAACTGCTGAAAGACCCAGTACCTACTTCAGTAACATCACTGTACTATTCTTTAATactagagagaaagaagaattgCAACTGAAGAAACAGAGCTTAACTGAAGTAATAGGGGATGGACAGCACTGGACAGAATTAATGGTTCTAGAGAGGTGAGCACATACTTATTCTGAGACTgggatggggagaggagggaggaaattTTGTTAAATGTGTGGCCATTTGGCTTGTCCATTAGGGCTAAATACAATCTGCTGGCTATCAATGAAGAGTCTTCCAGAAGATTCCTGTTAGACAGATCAATGTATTTTACCTGATGAGATTAGGTAAAGAGAACATGAAGATGCtatctagagaaaaaaattatttgcctTAGTGATTCTTCTAGACTCACCCCTGAGGACTGTTGATTCTGTGACAGTGCCAAACGAGCATGGCCTCTTCGAATTCTGCGTTCAACTTCTGCAAGTAAGCTTTGTAAATAGCGTAAGAAGTCTCTTTCATAGCCCACTTTCATAAAACGAGAGCTTTTCTCATACCTGgtaaaagaatttatttttttaaaagtgaaagctATATGGCTACATAATACACAAAAATAAGTAATGTGAAAATTACAGTGTTATAAATTACTGCttaaggcagcagagcattatAAGTTAAACTTCTATGTACATCAATAAAGCAATTAATTTCTCATCGTTTCCATGTTTTTTGTGGGTTTAGGAAATTTCAAACATACTAGAAACACTATCTGCATTAACATAGCAATCAAAATACTTACTGTTTACGTAGATTTTCATCATGAATTTTTTCACAAGGACCTAAAATGACAACACAAGTTTGACATCCTGGAATGTCATATACATGCTCCATCAGCATTTGCTTGTGCATTATGATTGAGCAGAGTTTTTAACACTTCCTAGAGAACAACTTCAAGGGTGAAACTAACATACATTAAGTCGGGGCTTCTGTGCCTGCATTTCTGCAAGGCAGAGGCGGTAGATTCAACAAGCACTTTGTAAGTTCCAAATCTTTTTTGTAACTggttaattaaaatgttaacttaAGAGTAAAATTAGGAGGTACGTGCTCTGTACTCATTAAGGACAGTCCTGCTAAAACTCTCCCGCCTTTGCTATCTATAAAACTCTTCTATGGACTAGGGATTTAACACTAAAACAATAAGCCTGTTTTTCCTAGttactttttcaaaacaagtaaCTTAAGTTGACCACATACCAAAGCTTGAAAACTACTAGGAATTTAGGAAAGGCCTTAAGTAATTAAATTAGACCCTCTTTTATTGTAAttgttattaatttattttagcatgagcttttttttttttttttttttctttttttccacttaaaacCCAGCCAGGCAACGTAAAGCAAACCAGAAGACAACATTTTTGCAGGAAGACACCACCCATGCCCAAATAATTCAGCTCacttttcttagatttttttttttttttaacttagagGAAGTAGGATTtggaataacattttatttatttaattactgaCAATCCTAAAAATGCCTGTTTTTGAAGTGTTATGAAAGAGCATAAAACAGTAACAACgcagtttataaaataaaatctcaattAGGATCATATGTAAGtgaataaaaaatgcaaaatttacaTACTTACCTAAATCAGAACGGGTATTTGTAAATAATTCAGCTGGACAAAACCCACAAAGGTAGTATTTACAAACCtgacagaggagaagaaaaaaaagaaaagaaaacaggcatcatttttctccttgtgaACTGGCAATTGTAGGTAATCGCtttatcttctgaaatacagcataAAACACTGTCCGcaaattttctggaaattttatGCACATACACCCCTAATCTGTGTGTTGTAAAGCATTCGCTGTCACTGTGTTACAGCACACCCTAATGACAGAACACCAAAAAATCTTACTTTCCACTGCAATACAtgatatttctgtgttttgc harbors:
- the LUC7L3 gene encoding luc7-like protein 3 isoform X4, whose amino-acid sequence is MISAAQLLDELMGRDRNLAPDEKRSNVRWDHESVCKYYLCGFCPAELFTNTRSDLGPCEKIHDENLRKQYEKSSRFMKVGYERDFLRYLQSLLAEVERRIRRGHARLALSQNQQSSGAAGPTGKNEEKIQVLTDKIDVLLQQIEELGSEGKVEEAQGMMKLVEQLKEERELLRSTTSTIESFAAQEKQMEVCEVCGAFLIVGDAQSRVDDHLMGKQHMGYAKIKATVEDLKEKLRKRTEEPDRDDRLKKEKQEREEREKEREREREERERKRRREEEEKEKERARDRERRKRSRSRSRHSSRTSDRRCSRSRDHKRSRSRERRRSRSRDRRRSRSHDRSERKHRSRSRDRRRSKSRDRKSYKHRSKSREREQDRKSKEKEKRGSDDKKSSMKSSSREKQSEDTNTDSKESDTKNEVNGTSEDIKSEGDTQSN
- the LUC7L3 gene encoding luc7-like protein 3 isoform X2, encoding MISAAQLLDELMGRDRNLAPDEKRSNVRWDHESVCKYYLCGFCPAELFTNTRSDLGPCEKIHDENLRKQYEKSSRFMKVGYERDFLRYLQSLLAEVERRIRRGHARLALSQNQQSSGAAGPTGKNEEKIQVLTDKIDVLLQQIEELGSEGKVEEAQGMMKLVEQLKEERELLRSTTSTIESFAAQEKQMEVCEVCGAFLIVGDAQSRVDDHLMGKQHMGYAKIKATVEDLKEKLRKRTEEPDRDDRLKKEKQEREEREKEREREREERERKRRREEEEKEKERARDRERRKRSRSRSRHSSRTSDRRCSRSRDHKRSRSRERRRSRSRDRRRSRSHDRSERKHRSRSRDRRRSKSRDRKSYKHRSKSREREQDRKSKEKEKRGSDDKKSSMKSSSREKQSEDTNTDSKESDTKNEVNGTSEDIKSEVQRKYAQMKMELSQVRRHTKAPSEGKDSVVLQNILSVGVVSGP
- the LUC7L3 gene encoding luc7-like protein 3 isoform X3; amino-acid sequence: MISAAQLLDELMGRDRNLAPDEKRSNVRWDHESVCKYYLCGFCPAELFTNTRSDLGPCEKIHDENLRKQYEKSSRFMKVGYERDFLRYLQSLLAEVERRIRRGHARLALSQNQQSSGAAGPTGKNEEKIQVLTDKIDVLLQQIEELGSEGKVEEAQGMMKLVEQLKEERELLRSTTSTIESFAAQEKQMEVCEVCGAFLIVGDAQSRVDDHLMGKQHMGYAKIKATVEDLKEKLRKRTEEPDRDDRLKKEKQEREEREKEREREREERERKRRREEEEKEKERARDRERRKRSRSRSRHSSRTSDRRCSRSRDHKRSRSRERRRSRSRDRRRSRSHDRSERKHRSRSRDRRRSKSRDRKSYKHRSKSREREQDRKSKEKEKRGSDDKKSSMKSSSREKQSEDTNTDSKESDTKNEVNGTSEDIKSEVQRKYAQMKMELSQVRRHTKAPSEGKDSVVLQNILRTTT
- the LUC7L3 gene encoding luc7-like protein 3 isoform X5 yields the protein MISAAQLLDELMGRDRNLAPDEKRSNVRWDHESVCKYYLCGFCPAELFTNTRSDLGPCEKIHDENLRKQYEKSSRFMKVGYERDFLRYLQSLLAEVERRIRRGHARLALSQNQQSSGAAGPTGKNEEKIQVLTDKIDVLLQQIEELGSEGKVEEAQGMMKLVEQLKEERELLRSTTSTIESFAAQEKQMEVCEVCGAFLIVGDAQSRVDDHLMGKQHMGYAKIKATVEDLKEKLRKRTEEPDRDDRLKKEKQEREEREKEREREREERERKRRREEEEKEKERARDRERRKRSRSRSRHSSRTSDRRCSRSRDHKRSRSRERRRSRSRDRRRSRSHDRSERKHRSRSRDRRRSKSRDRKSYKHRSKSREREQDRKSKEKGQKIRLLD
- the LUC7L3 gene encoding luc7-like protein 3 isoform X1, with the protein product MISAAQLLDELMGRDRNLAPDEKRSNVRWDHESVCKYYLCGFCPAELFTNTRSDLGPCEKIHDENLRKQYEKSSRFMKVGYERDFLRYLQSLLAEVERRIRRGHARLALSQNQQSSGAAGPTGKNEEKIQVLTDKIDVLLQQIEELGSEGKVEEAQGMMKLVEQLKEERELLRSTTSTIESFAAQEKQMEVCEVCGAFLIVGDAQSRVDDHLMGKQHMGYAKIKATVEDLKEKLRKRTEEPDRDDRLKKEKQEREEREKEREREREERERKRRREEEEKEKERARDRERRKRSRSRSRHSSRTSDRRCSRSRDHKRSRSRERRRSRSRDRRRSRSHDRSERKHRSRSRDRRRSKSRDRKSYKHRSKSREREQDRKSKEKEKRGSDDKKSSMKSSSREKQSEDTNTDSKESDTKNEVNGTSEDIKSEVQRKYAQMKMELSQVRRHTKAPSEGKDSVVLQNILRYIVLSQLFCSRLVPPISVPLWDIFVI